The Lacticaseibacillus rhamnosus DNA window TTTAGTCGACTACAAAAAGAAAACATAGAACAATTGGCGACCAAGCATCACTATCACGTCATCACCGTGCGCTTGGAAGCAGCGATCAACATCTTGTACGAGCGCCAACGTCACCGCGACTTAACCGATCCGCGCCATCTCGGTCACCTAATGAACCATTACCATCGCGGAGATACCTTGGACAATATTTCGGAACAACCCGACGGCATGCCATCGTTTGAGACGTTTGCTATGCGCGTAAAAGACAGAGGTTACCAGGATTTTCAAATTGGCCAGTTGATTCGCGTAGATGTCAATGATTACACGAAAATCGATTATCAAAAGTTGTTGGAGAAGCTTAAGCAAGCCTTGAAAGTGGAAGTTGAAAGTTAGAACTTCGCCGTGATTTTGACCGCGTGGCGTAGTAATGGATGACCGTTTTACCAATTAGTTTTGGTAAGGGGTCATCTTTTTGTTTTATGGATCTGGAACGCGAATGGTTAATCATTCGTTTTGAGCTTTGTGGATCAACTTATTGCGACAAGACTGGGTAGAAGCAGTACTGGAAGTTGTTGTGACCAAGAAAGTTTTGTGAGTAGTTTCTGAAGGGGATGAAGGTACTTCGGTTGCGTTTTGATAGCTGTGGGTGCTTGGCTTGCGACACGTTAGATTGTAGGTAGATGGGAAACGCTTATTCTTGAATGCTATAAGAATGGGCGTTTTTTCGATGCATACAGTTAAATGTGATTATTAATATCGTAATAAGGTCGAAAAATTATCCATACGTTTTAAAACAACGTTGTATTTAATGATACAACGTTGTATAATTTAAGCAACATTGAAAGCGCATACAAGGAGGGCTTTAATCTATGATCACTTCAGCACCTGCACCAACTATTATCAGCACTGACCCCGGTATTGACGACGCGGTTGCCATTGCCATTGCGCTCGGTAGCCCATTGATGGATGTTCAACTAATTTGTCCGATTGCCGGGAATGTCAGTGTTGAGAAGACGACACTTAATACCCGTCTGTTGTTGACTTTTCTTAATCAGTCACCTCGGATTGTTCAAGGAAGTCGCAAGCCTTTATTGAGACCGCTCAAAGATGCTAGTGGGGTTCATGGTAAAACCGGTATGGATGGATATCCTTTTCCAGAACCCAATGTGCCGGTGGATACCGTGACTTCTGCTGCCGTTGCGATGCACGAAACGGTGATGGCTAACAGTCAACCAGTGACTTTAATCGGGATTGGACCGTTAACTGATATTGCACTTTTCATTCATCAATATCCGGATGATTTGAAGAAAATCAAGCAGCTGGTGTTAATGGGAGGCGCGCTAGGAAGAGGCAATTTTGGCGTGTTATCTGAGTTTAACTTTGGCACCGATCCGGAGGCAGCAAAAATCGTCTTCAATAGCGGCTTGCCGATTCGGGTTGCACCGATGGAAGTAGGGAGACAAGCAAAAATCTTGCCGGCAACCTCGGAAAAGATCAAGCATTTGGGAAAAGTTGGTGATATGTTCTATGCACTTTTTTCAAAATATCGTGGTGGAAGTTTCAAGACTGGCCTAAATATGTACGATGCACTTGCTATGGCAATGATTCTAGCACCAACGTGTTTTACAGAAGTGCAAACCCATGTTGCGATTGAAACACGTGGTGAATTAACGGCCGGTGCTTCGCTGATTGATCTGAAAGGATATTTGGGTAAAGAACCCAATGCCAGTGTCGCCGTTGATGTAGATTCGAAACGTTTTGAAAGTTGGTTTGTCGAGGCTATTGGTAAAACGGCTAATTTTTAGGAGGAGAGACGATGAACGCTATTTTGATCTCAGTGGTAGGCATCATTGCCGTAGCCATCTTGATTTATATGTTGCTTAAGAAAAACGACATTAAAATGACGCTATTGGGTTTAGGCATTGTCTTAATGTATATCGCCATTCTAGTTGGCAACAAGATCAAAGTTTCTACGCCAACCGGTACTGCCTTGCTTGATCCGTTTCAAGCTGTTGTCGATCAATTCTCGAATACACTTGTTGGACCGGGATTTGTCATCTTGATTCTTGGCGGATATAGCGCCTATATGAGTCATATCGGTGCAAATCAGGTTACTGTTCATGCTTTAACTAAACCAATTGCCAAGATACGCTCGGTTTATATTCTGATTCCGATCGTCTTTCTCATTGGTAATCTACTCTCTTTGGTCATTCCTAGTGCCTCGAATCTTGCTATCATCTTGCTGGCAACGTTATATCCGGTCTTGCGCGCTGCTGGAATGAGTCGATTATCTGCAGCTGCAGTTATCGGAACTTCGGCAACGATTGTTCCGACACCATTAGGATCGGATAATGTTGCCATCGCCGCACAACTGCACATGACCGTGACGGACTATGTTTTTAAGAGCCATGCGCTAGTCTCGATACCGACTCTTCTTGCCATCGCCATCGTTCATTATTTGTGGCAAAAACACGAAGATAAGCGCCAGCCAGAAACGCTCACTTATGCTGATGAATTGACGCAAAATAGCGATGGAAAAGCAGGCGAAGCGGTGGAAGACGTTACGCATCATGGCTTTATGGCCTTTATTTATGGCTTGTTACCGCTACTTCCAATTGTTTTGCTGTTAGTCATTTTCTTTCTCAACCTCGTCATTGGCACCAAGTTAAACATGAGTGTTCAAATGGTAACCTTGATTAGCTTTGTTGTTGCGGTCTTTGTCGAACTATTGGCCAAAAGAAAAGCCCAAGCCGTGTTGAAAGAAACCGGTACGTTTTTCACTGGTATGGGCGATGTGATGAGCATCGTGGCATTGTTGGTCGCAGCGCAAACATTTGTACAAGGGCTCACCTCACTGGGCATCATCAACTTAATTCAAAACGCCATGCAAAATATGAGCGGTTCCGGAATTATCCTACCAATTATCATGGTACTTTTCACAGCCGTTATCGTTCTGTTGAGCGGCAGCGGAACGGCATTAGTCTTTGCAATGATTCCGCTCATCATCCCACTTTCAAAAGCAGCTGGCATTGATCCGGTAGCTTTATCCATACCTATGCAACTGGCAGGCAACCTGTTGCGCGCTGTTTCTCCGGTTGCTGCCGTTGTCTTGATTGTAGCCGGCACCACAAAACTATCGCCAATTCAGATTGTTAAGCGGACCTCTGTACCCATGATTTTTGGGGTTGTGATGATGTTGGTTATGTCACTGATACTCTTTTAAGCGAGGGCCTGAGCAATGATCGAGACCCGACGAATCTCCAGAAAACTTGCTACTGTCAAAGATCTACCACATCTTGAAAGAATGCTTGATCATGCCAAACAACAGATGTGTTCAGAAGGTATCACTCAGTGGACTGAAACGTATCCTAATCACGAGGACATCTACCGGGACATTCTGAAACGCCAGCTTTGGTTATTTGGTGATGACGTAAAAGCAATGGCGGTGATTGAAGAGAATTTAAACTTCTGGAATATTAAACGGCTAGTCGTTGATTCGGCGTTTTCCGGGAAGGGGATTGCTAGCTTGGTAATAGATGAAATTAAACAATTGATGGTCGTTCATCATGTGGCTGAAGCACGCCTTTGCACAAACCATACCAATCACCGAATGATTCGGTTAGCCAACCATCAAGGGTTCCTACTTCATCATTATTATCATGCACAAGATCGAGAAAACTTTGGAGCCTTTATCGAATTTAGGTACCGCAGATTTTCCAATGCGGATTCATGTTAAAATGAAGCGCTATATAAATTATTGAAAGATGGAGAATCGGCATGCATCGTTCACCAAAATACGTTCAAGTTTATAACCAAATTCTAAAGATGATTAAACAAGGCCAACTCGCACCCGGCGCAAAACTACCATCTGAAGAAGTGCTGACAACAGAATTTGAGGTCAGTCGAGTTACCTTAAGAACCGCTTTATCACTCCTTAAAGAAGATGGATTTATCCGGAGCATTCATGGCCAAGGACACTTTGTCGAGGCGAGTGAAAGTCAGAAAAAAAGTGGCATTGAAGCTCTAGGTAACCCAATGCTTAAAAGTCTCGTTCTGCCCATAGAAAGCAGGGAAACCTACTTTCATGAAAACCAGGCCAGTGAATTTACGGATCGACTATTCGATCGTCAAAACGCCCCATACGATACGTTAAACATCTGGTATCAAAATAAAGGCGAAAATATTGGAAATACACTCGCCATTGTTTTACCCACAACAATTCAAATGTTTGGCGTAGACTTGAGTGACAGCGCGGCTATTATCAACTTTCTTGAGGAAACCATCTACCAAAAAGCCTCGAGTTCAAACGTGCTCATTACTCTGTCAGATCGCCAACAAAAGACATTTCGGCGGACGTTTGGTGACACGAGCCCACTTATTTTGATGACAGAGGATATTTTTGGATTTAACGGTGAACGGCTCTTACAAAACAAGCATTACATTCCTGCAAACCTGTATCGGGCAAATGTGATGCGGTATCAGAATGATTTGCAGAATCAGATTGGGGCTGTGGAGTAAGCGAGATACTGATACTCTAATTAAAACGGCTTGTTTAAATTTATTTTTGAAAGCGCTTGACTGACTCTAAATGACATGCTACTATACAGTCGTAATCTAAATATACGGTAAATTTGGGCACTAGAAGAAAGACGTCCGATCACACTTGGATAATAAGTAGTGATTGGGCGTCTTTTTGTGTTCTTTTTTATCAAAAAGGAGAGATTTGTTATGAGTAAAGCACGTCGGTTAGCACAAATTTGGGGTTCAGATGGGAATGCGATTATTGCAGCCTTAGATGGTTTTGGATTTTCAATGAATACACAGGGTGTCGACTATACAACAGAACACCTTGATAAATTAATTGCTAATGGATTGGATGCGGCTTTAGTCACATACGGACAGGCAAAGACGTATGAAAAGGAACTAGCAAAGATCACCACAATTCTGCGAGTAGATGCCTCTATTAATGCTTATGATAGCTCTGTTCCAGTGACTGATCAGTTCTTTGATGTTAAAGATGCACTAAAACTCGGAGCACAGGGAGTTGTTTGCATGACATTTCCTGGCGCAGGTTCACGCGAACAATTTTCTCACCAGATGTTAGCCAAACTAGCTAAGCAGAGCGAGGATTGGGGTGTTCCAGTGATCGCTGAAACGTTGCCGTTTGGCTATCCTGTTACAACTAAAGAGTCAAATGATCCAAAGTATATTGCGGCTGCAGCACGTTTAGGCGCGGAGTTCGGTGCTGACATCATTAAAACTCGTCTGAGTGGAGAAGATACAGATAAAGAAATCATTGAAAATGCTAGTCGCCCTGTCCTAGCTCTTGGTGGGCCTAAAACAGATACATTAACTTATTTCAAGTTTGTTAAACATTGCATGGAGTCAGGTGCTCATGGTGTGGCTGTTGGTCGTAATATTACCCAAGATAAGAATCCGGCTGGTATGGTTGCAGGCTTAAACGTACTGGTTCATAAGGGTGGAACACCTGAAGAAGCTTTGAGTGTATACAACGAAACAAAATAAGTAGTGTAGAAAAACTGTCTCCAAAAATTGAAAACAAAATACTTGAAAGGATGATTCATATGCCTAAATCGATTGTTATTCCATCCTCCCTCAATGGCAAATACCTTAGAGAAGCTTGCGAGGCCAAATCAGAAATCGTCTTATTGTCTGGTGTGAATATTGGTAATCTGGGTTCCTTTGTTGAGTATATCCATGCACATCACAAGAAAGCTTACATTCACATTGACATCACAGGCGGATTCAGACCAGACGAGGTTGGAATTCAGTTGTTAAAGAATATGTTTCATCTAGAT harbors:
- a CDS encoding class I fructose-bisphosphate aldolase, encoding MSKARRLAQIWGSDGNAIIAALDGFGFSMNTQGVDYTTEHLDKLIANGLDAALVTYGQAKTYEKELAKITTILRVDASINAYDSSVPVTDQFFDVKDALKLGAQGVVCMTFPGAGSREQFSHQMLAKLAKQSEDWGVPVIAETLPFGYPVTTKESNDPKYIAAAARLGAEFGADIIKTRLSGEDTDKEIIENASRPVLALGGPKTDTLTYFKFVKHCMESGAHGVAVGRNITQDKNPAGMVAGLNVLVHKGGTPEEALSVYNETK
- a CDS encoding winged helix-turn-helix domain-containing protein, yielding MHRSPKYVQVYNQILKMIKQGQLAPGAKLPSEEVLTTEFEVSRVTLRTALSLLKEDGFIRSIHGQGHFVEASESQKKSGIEALGNPMLKSLVLPIESRETYFHENQASEFTDRLFDRQNAPYDTLNIWYQNKGENIGNTLAIVLPTTIQMFGVDLSDSAAIINFLEETIYQKASSSNVLITLSDRQQKTFRRTFGDTSPLILMTEDIFGFNGERLLQNKHYIPANLYRANVMRYQNDLQNQIGAVE
- a CDS encoding nucleoside hydrolase — its product is MITSAPAPTIISTDPGIDDAVAIAIALGSPLMDVQLICPIAGNVSVEKTTLNTRLLLTFLNQSPRIVQGSRKPLLRPLKDASGVHGKTGMDGYPFPEPNVPVDTVTSAAVAMHETVMANSQPVTLIGIGPLTDIALFIHQYPDDLKKIKQLVLMGGALGRGNFGVLSEFNFGTDPEAAKIVFNSGLPIRVAPMEVGRQAKILPATSEKIKHLGKVGDMFYALFSKYRGGSFKTGLNMYDALAMAMILAPTCFTEVQTHVAIETRGELTAGASLIDLKGYLGKEPNASVAVDVDSKRFESWFVEAIGKTANF
- the dcuC gene encoding C4-dicarboxylate transporter DcuC; translation: MNAILISVVGIIAVAILIYMLLKKNDIKMTLLGLGIVLMYIAILVGNKIKVSTPTGTALLDPFQAVVDQFSNTLVGPGFVILILGGYSAYMSHIGANQVTVHALTKPIAKIRSVYILIPIVFLIGNLLSLVIPSASNLAIILLATLYPVLRAAGMSRLSAAAVIGTSATIVPTPLGSDNVAIAAQLHMTVTDYVFKSHALVSIPTLLAIAIVHYLWQKHEDKRQPETLTYADELTQNSDGKAGEAVEDVTHHGFMAFIYGLLPLLPIVLLLVIFFLNLVIGTKLNMSVQMVTLISFVVAVFVELLAKRKAQAVLKETGTFFTGMGDVMSIVALLVAAQTFVQGLTSLGIINLIQNAMQNMSGSGIILPIIMVLFTAVIVLLSGSGTALVFAMIPLIIPLSKAAGIDPVALSIPMQLAGNLLRAVSPVAAVVLIVAGTTKLSPIQIVKRTSVPMIFGVVMMLVMSLILF
- a CDS encoding GNAT family N-acetyltransferase encodes the protein MIETRRISRKLATVKDLPHLERMLDHAKQQMCSEGITQWTETYPNHEDIYRDILKRQLWLFGDDVKAMAVIEENLNFWNIKRLVVDSAFSGKGIASLVIDEIKQLMVVHHVAEARLCTNHTNHRMIRLANHQGFLLHHYYHAQDRENFGAFIEFRYRRFSNADSC
- a CDS encoding AAA family ATPase, which produces MTTEQQHVLVLLAGAPGTGKTYTAAKIMQAIHGFVSLPLDLFKEHLYDELGFDNLREKQMLDAEARARYYRGIDILMAEGKMILGDYPFSRLQKENIEQLATKHHYHVITVRLEAAINILYERQRHRDLTDPRHLGHLMNHYHRGDTLDNISEQPDGMPSFETFAMRVKDRGYQDFQIGQLIRVDVNDYTKIDYQKLLEKLKQALKVEVES